In a genomic window of Thiolapillus brandeum:
- a CDS encoding electron transport complex protein RnfA, which yields MHADSLGFIFLNTVLANNFVLAMFLGLCPFLGVSGKLNTAIPMGIATGFVMLVSSISAYAVNLVLVALDIEFLRLIAYIAIIASAVQLVEMTLKKYSPALFRSLGIFLPLITTNCAILGLALFQTFKDYNFAQSVSYALGAGTGFTLAIALMAGLREKLALSKLPSITQGAALSLMLGGLLSLSFMGFAGLGST from the coding sequence ATGCACGCTGATTCCCTGGGCTTCATTTTTCTCAACACGGTGCTGGCCAACAACTTCGTATTGGCCATGTTTCTGGGACTCTGTCCTTTTCTCGGAGTATCCGGCAAGTTGAACACGGCCATTCCCATGGGCATTGCCACCGGTTTCGTGATGCTGGTCAGCTCCATTTCGGCCTACGCGGTAAACCTGGTGCTGGTGGCCCTGGACATCGAATTTCTGCGCCTCATCGCCTACATTGCGATCATCGCCAGCGCTGTGCAACTGGTGGAAATGACGCTGAAGAAATACAGTCCCGCCCTGTTTCGCTCTCTGGGTATCTTCCTGCCACTGATCACCACCAACTGTGCCATCCTGGGCCTGGCCCTGTTTCAGACATTCAAGGATTATAATTTTGCTCAGTCCGTATCCTACGCCCTGGGCGCCGGCACGGGCTTTACCCTGGCCATTGCCCTGATGGCGGGACTGCGTGAAAAGCTGGCCCTGTCAAAGCTGCCCAGCATCACCCAGGGAGCGGCTTTGAGCCTGATGCTCGGCGGTCTGCTATCCTTGTCCTTCATGGGGTTTGCGGGACTAGGGAGTACCTGA
- a CDS encoding MlaD family protein: MESRINYAIVGLFVVALTTGLLWFAYWLASDGGQDNYVEYHVYMQESVAGLSADAAVKYRGVDVGTVKRMMLDPDNPEQVLLVLRIRNDTPVTTATRATIRFYGVTGLGYVELQGNSRQAPRLKAAPGKVPVIPSTASTMTRLDEGLTGLAEQANRMLTRINLLLSDENLQAFSSLMEEARRLAIHLRGQTTRLHELIDKGVVMEEEVILAFETVQTSADTVEQMADTLRGTYGELGQDLQQKMQAGFENLQQLLEELSILTREMQRSVRQFNSAPADLLFRRSSPRPGPGEKP, translated from the coding sequence ATGGAAAGTAGGATCAACTACGCCATCGTGGGCCTGTTCGTGGTGGCCCTGACTACGGGGTTGCTGTGGTTTGCCTACTGGCTGGCCAGCGATGGCGGACAGGACAACTATGTGGAGTACCATGTCTACATGCAGGAATCCGTGGCCGGGCTCAGTGCGGACGCAGCGGTCAAGTACCGGGGGGTGGACGTGGGTACGGTGAAGCGCATGATGCTCGATCCGGACAACCCGGAGCAGGTATTACTGGTGCTGCGCATCCGCAATGATACGCCGGTGACCACGGCAACCCGGGCGACGATCCGTTTCTACGGTGTTACCGGGCTGGGATATGTGGAGTTGCAGGGGAACAGTCGCCAGGCGCCGCGCCTTAAAGCAGCGCCTGGAAAGGTGCCGGTTATCCCATCCACGGCATCCACCATGACCCGGCTGGACGAAGGTTTGACGGGCCTGGCGGAACAGGCCAACCGGATGCTGACCCGTATCAATCTTCTTCTCAGTGATGAGAACCTGCAGGCTTTTTCCTCTCTGATGGAGGAGGCCCGGCGCCTGGCGATTCATCTGCGCGGGCAGACCACCCGCTTGCATGAACTCATCGACAAGGGTGTGGTCATGGAGGAAGAAGTGATTCTGGCATTCGAGACGGTACAAACTTCCGCAGATACGGTGGAGCAGATGGCCGATACCCTGCGTGGTACTTATGGCGAATTGGGCCAGGATCTGCAGCAGAAAATGCAGGCCGGTTTTGAGAATCTCCAGCAGTTGCTGGAAGAGCTTTCCATTCTTACCCGGGAAATGCAGCGCAGCGTTCGGCAGTTCAACAGTGCTCCAGCCGACCTCCTGTTCAGGCGCAGCAGTCCGCGTCCTGGCCCTGGAGAAAAACCATGA
- a CDS encoding chemotaxis protein, which translates to MRYLIAILAVPLLLVGWLLIQQLGRQFARKNPELGPYREEGGGCGKSCGCKGGSCQRGET; encoded by the coding sequence ATGCGCTACCTGATCGCCATTCTGGCCGTGCCCCTGCTCCTGGTGGGCTGGTTACTCATTCAACAACTTGGCAGACAGTTTGCCAGGAAGAACCCGGAACTGGGTCCCTATCGTGAAGAAGGGGGCGGTTGTGGAAAATCATGCGGCTGCAAGGGTGGCAGCTGTCAACGCGGAGAGACTTAA
- a CDS encoding pyruvate, water dikinase regulatory protein — protein MSTRVFILSDHTGITAASISRALLAQFPHQSFELEEHPFLDSLEKVTAIVTEIARLNAEHQPPLVFSSFVNGEIRDLLVRTCGKRLFDIFEAFTPPLEKVLGEPASPVTGQLHGIGNSGSYTARIKALDYAMIHDDGSITRNYEKADVILIGVSRSGKTPTCLYLALHNGLQAANYPLVDEDLESSRLPGVLQEFKSKLVALTIDPRQLHRIRQQRRPGSRYASPGQCEWEVHQAENLFRKHHIPVIDTTAISIEEIAVHITAEIMH, from the coding sequence ATGAGCACCAGGGTCTTCATTCTCTCGGATCATACAGGCATTACCGCGGCTTCCATCAGCCGCGCCCTGCTGGCCCAGTTTCCCCACCAGTCCTTTGAACTGGAGGAGCATCCCTTTCTGGACAGTCTGGAGAAAGTGACCGCCATAGTGACCGAAATCGCACGCCTGAATGCTGAACACCAGCCCCCTCTGGTGTTCAGCTCCTTCGTCAATGGCGAGATACGGGATCTTCTTGTCAGAACATGCGGCAAGCGCCTGTTCGACATCTTCGAGGCCTTCACCCCGCCCCTGGAAAAAGTGTTGGGAGAGCCCGCATCTCCCGTTACCGGACAGCTGCATGGGATTGGCAATTCAGGTTCCTACACAGCCCGCATCAAGGCCCTGGATTACGCCATGATTCACGATGATGGATCCATTACCCGGAACTACGAAAAAGCGGATGTGATTCTGATCGGCGTATCCCGCAGCGGCAAGACCCCCACCTGCCTGTACCTGGCTCTGCACAACGGCCTGCAGGCCGCCAACTACCCCCTCGTGGATGAGGATCTGGAAAGCAGCCGTCTTCCCGGGGTATTACAGGAATTCAAATCCAAGCTGGTGGCGCTGACCATCGATCCCAGGCAACTGCATCGCATACGCCAACAACGGCGTCCCGGAAGCCGCTACGCATCACCCGGGCAATGTGAATGGGAAGTACACCAGGCAGAAAACCTGTTCCGCAAACACCATATCCCCGTGATCGACACCACGGCCATATCCATCGAGGAAATTGCCGTGCATATCACGGCGGAAATCATGCACTGA
- a CDS encoding RnfABCDGE type electron transport complex subunit G, producing MNQPSDTANAGDKAMAGSTTPSTAMILVLTGIAMLSGLLVVLTDQFTRPFIEENQRLAIEAAVNKVIPGSVTHKQFLLTHGKLEPARKGADGPIIHAGYDAKGRLLGIAAETGAQGYAGMIYLLYGYDPTCECIRGIKVLKMAETPGLGDRIMSDPDFQANFKALDARLDARQTALIHPILTVKHGSKSEAWEIDAISGATISSKAVGKALNRSAQMLLPKLKPLIPELEELGK from the coding sequence ATGAATCAACCATCTGATACTGCCAACGCCGGGGACAAGGCCATGGCCGGATCCACTACTCCGAGCACCGCCATGATCCTGGTGCTCACCGGCATCGCCATGTTATCCGGCCTGCTGGTCGTGCTCACAGACCAGTTCACCCGCCCTTTCATCGAGGAGAACCAGCGCCTGGCCATAGAAGCGGCAGTGAACAAGGTGATTCCCGGCAGCGTGACCCATAAGCAGTTCCTGCTGACCCATGGCAAGCTGGAGCCGGCACGGAAAGGGGCTGATGGTCCCATCATCCATGCCGGTTATGATGCCAAAGGCAGGCTTCTGGGCATTGCCGCTGAAACCGGCGCCCAGGGCTATGCGGGCATGATCTATCTGCTGTACGGGTATGATCCCACCTGTGAATGCATCCGCGGCATCAAGGTGCTGAAGATGGCGGAAACTCCCGGCCTGGGCGACAGAATCATGAGCGACCCGGATTTCCAGGCCAACTTCAAGGCCCTGGATGCCCGCCTCGATGCCCGGCAGACGGCCCTGATCCATCCTATACTCACCGTCAAGCATGGGAGCAAGAGCGAGGCCTGGGAGATCGACGCCATCTCCGGCGCCACCATTTCCTCCAAGGCTGTGGGCAAGGCACTGAACCGCTCCGCGCAGATGCTGTTGCCCAAGCTCAAACCCCTGATACCGGAGCTGGAGGAACTGGGGAAATGA
- the ppsA gene encoding phosphoenolpyruvate synthase produces the protein MLEQIIWFENLSMESLPQVGGKNASLGEMISNLSSAGVRVPGGFATTAHAFRDFLNHNRLKARIDPLLARLDVDDVVALAEAGRTIRQWVMEAELPEALEIAVSAAYEKMSVNGKPATVAVRSSATAEDLPDASFAGQQETYLNVTGRDNVLHYIRAVFASLYNDRAIAYRVHQGFDHDNVALSAGIQRMVRSDIGAAGVMFTLDTESGFRDVVFITSSYGLGETVVQGAVNPDEFYVHKDNLNQGRPAILRRTLGSKLIKMVYSEDADNVATVDVPEDQREHFSLKDEQIEELARYAIIIENHYQRPMDIEWALDGEDGKLYILQARPETVESRSSTGLEQYHLLETGKLLCQGRAIGQRIGQGTARVIENASEMQRVKPGDVLITDMTDPDWEPIMKRASAIVTNRGGRTCHAAIIAREMGIPAVVGCGDATQRVAEGQEVTVSCAEGDDGHIYAGLLKFEITHTNTGDMPELPTKIMMNVASPSRAFGFARIPNQGVGLARLEFIINNTIGVHPKALLEFDSQPLDIRQRILEHMAGYSDPRSFYVEKLVEGIATLAAAFNGKPVIVRLSDFKSNEYANLLGGSRYEPDEENPMLGFRGVSRYLSEDFRPCFEMECEALRRVREGMGFTNVEIMTPFVRTLEEARQIIDLLADNGLKRGENGLRVIMMCEIPSNAVLANEFLQYYDGFSIGSNDLTQLTLGLDRDSSLVADKFDERNPAVKALLKMAIDACRAQNKYVGICGQGPSDYPDLAEWLFREGISSISLNPDTVIQTWMDLAKLK, from the coding sequence ATGCTGGAGCAGATCATCTGGTTCGAAAACCTTTCCATGGAAAGCCTGCCCCAGGTGGGCGGCAAGAATGCCTCTCTGGGGGAGATGATTTCCAATCTCTCCAGCGCCGGAGTGCGGGTGCCGGGGGGCTTTGCCACTACCGCCCATGCGTTCCGTGATTTTCTCAATCACAACCGCCTCAAAGCGCGCATCGACCCCCTGCTCGCCCGTCTGGATGTGGATGATGTGGTGGCCCTGGCGGAAGCCGGCAGAACCATCCGTCAATGGGTCATGGAAGCCGAACTGCCCGAAGCCCTGGAGATCGCCGTAAGCGCCGCCTATGAAAAGATGTCGGTGAACGGCAAGCCGGCTACGGTGGCGGTACGCTCATCCGCTACTGCCGAGGATCTGCCCGACGCATCCTTTGCCGGGCAGCAGGAAACCTACCTGAATGTCACCGGCCGGGACAATGTACTGCACTATATACGCGCGGTGTTCGCTTCCCTGTATAACGACCGGGCCATTGCCTACCGGGTGCACCAGGGCTTTGATCACGACAACGTGGCCCTGTCCGCAGGCATCCAGCGCATGGTGCGCTCGGACATCGGCGCCGCCGGGGTGATGTTCACCCTGGACACCGAATCCGGCTTCCGCGATGTGGTGTTCATCACATCCAGTTATGGCCTGGGTGAAACCGTAGTTCAGGGCGCAGTGAACCCGGATGAGTTCTATGTCCACAAGGACAACCTCAATCAGGGCCGGCCTGCCATACTGCGCCGCACCCTGGGCAGCAAGCTCATCAAAATGGTCTACTCCGAAGACGCGGATAACGTGGCCACGGTGGATGTGCCTGAGGATCAGCGGGAGCATTTCTCTCTGAAAGACGAACAGATCGAGGAACTGGCCCGTTACGCCATCATCATCGAAAACCACTATCAGCGCCCCATGGATATCGAATGGGCTCTGGATGGCGAAGACGGCAAACTGTATATCCTCCAGGCCCGGCCGGAGACTGTGGAAAGCCGCAGCAGCACCGGACTGGAGCAATACCATTTGCTGGAAACCGGCAAACTGCTCTGCCAGGGCCGTGCCATCGGACAGCGCATTGGCCAGGGTACGGCCAGGGTGATCGAAAATGCTTCCGAGATGCAGCGCGTCAAACCCGGCGATGTGCTCATCACCGACATGACCGACCCGGACTGGGAACCCATCATGAAGCGTGCTTCCGCCATTGTCACCAACCGTGGCGGCCGCACCTGCCATGCCGCCATCATTGCCCGGGAAATGGGTATTCCCGCAGTGGTGGGCTGCGGCGATGCCACCCAGAGAGTCGCAGAAGGACAGGAGGTCACTGTTTCCTGCGCCGAGGGTGATGACGGCCATATCTACGCAGGTTTGCTGAAATTCGAAATCACCCACACAAACACTGGCGACATGCCGGAACTTCCCACGAAGATCATGATGAACGTGGCCTCCCCGTCCCGGGCCTTTGGTTTTGCCCGTATTCCCAACCAGGGCGTAGGCCTGGCACGTCTGGAATTCATCATCAACAATACCATTGGCGTCCATCCCAAGGCTCTGCTGGAGTTCGACAGCCAGCCTCTCGATATCCGCCAGCGCATCCTGGAACATATGGCCGGTTATTCCGACCCCCGCAGTTTCTACGTGGAAAAGCTTGTGGAAGGCATTGCCACTCTGGCAGCGGCTTTCAACGGCAAACCGGTGATCGTGCGCCTGTCGGATTTCAAGTCCAACGAATACGCCAATCTCCTGGGCGGCAGCCGCTACGAGCCTGACGAGGAAAACCCCATGCTCGGCTTCCGGGGCGTTTCCCGCTACCTTTCCGAAGACTTCCGCCCCTGCTTCGAAATGGAATGCGAGGCCCTGCGCCGGGTGCGCGAAGGGATGGGATTCACCAACGTTGAGATCATGACACCTTTCGTGCGCACCCTGGAGGAAGCCCGGCAGATCATCGATCTGTTGGCGGACAATGGCCTGAAACGCGGTGAGAACGGCCTGCGCGTAATCATGATGTGCGAGATACCTTCCAACGCAGTTCTGGCCAACGAATTTCTGCAATACTATGACGGATTTTCCATCGGCTCCAACGATCTCACCCAGCTTACCCTGGGGCTGGATCGTGATTCCTCCCTGGTGGCAGACAAGTTCGACGAGCGCAATCCGGCGGTGAAAGCCCTGCTGAAGATGGCCATAGATGCCTGCCGGGCGCAAAACAAATACGTGGGTATCTGCGGCCAGGGGCCATCCGACTATCCGGATCTGGCGGAATGGCTGTTCAGGGAAGGTATCAGCAGCATTTCCCTGAACCCGGATACGGTCATTCAGACCTGGATGGATCTGGCCAAACTCAAATGA
- a CDS encoding RnfABCDGE type electron transport complex subunit D, whose protein sequence is MSIELRTTPHLHAPDNVIIIMRNVVFALLPICAWSVWQFGISALALILTTLASCLITERLFNPRNTLGDWSAAITGLLLALTLPPAFPLWMAAVAGFVAMALGKLLFGGLGMNVFNPALVGRAFVQAAFPVAITTWTPALFEGRFREFIPTSFTLPFTIPPAVAEWNSRVAIDGFTGATPLGLHKFEGVSTPVLDLFLGNAAGSAGETSALIILLGGLYLAARKFLDWRIPLFVLLGAGLTAALFHALDPQQYPSAPFMLFSGGLMLGAWFMATDMVGSPVTPWGVVVYGLLIGVLTIIIRLFGGLSEGVMYAILLGNAATPLIEQFTQPRVFGEKRS, encoded by the coding sequence ATGAGCATCGAACTGCGCACCACCCCCCACCTGCACGCCCCGGACAACGTGATCATCATCATGCGCAACGTAGTGTTCGCCCTGCTACCCATTTGCGCCTGGTCGGTATGGCAGTTTGGCATCAGCGCCCTGGCCCTGATCCTGACCACCCTGGCCAGCTGCCTGATCACCGAGCGCCTGTTCAACCCGCGCAACACCCTGGGTGACTGGTCGGCCGCCATCACCGGACTGCTGCTGGCGCTCACCCTGCCCCCGGCCTTTCCCCTGTGGATGGCTGCTGTAGCCGGATTCGTGGCCATGGCTCTGGGCAAGCTCCTGTTTGGCGGCCTGGGCATGAACGTCTTCAATCCGGCCCTCGTGGGCAGAGCCTTTGTCCAGGCCGCTTTCCCCGTCGCCATAACCACCTGGACCCCGGCCCTGTTCGAGGGCCGCTTCAGGGAGTTCATTCCCACCAGCTTCACCCTGCCCTTTACCATTCCCCCGGCCGTGGCGGAATGGAACAGCCGGGTGGCCATCGACGGCTTCACCGGCGCCACTCCCCTGGGCCTGCACAAGTTCGAGGGAGTGAGCACCCCGGTACTGGATCTGTTTCTGGGCAACGCGGCAGGATCCGCGGGAGAAACCTCTGCTCTGATCATACTGCTTGGCGGCCTGTACCTGGCGGCACGCAAGTTCCTCGACTGGCGCATTCCCCTTTTCGTGCTCCTGGGCGCGGGCCTGACTGCGGCCCTGTTTCACGCCCTGGACCCCCAGCAATACCCTTCAGCACCTTTCATGTTGTTCTCCGGGGGACTGATGCTGGGCGCCTGGTTCATGGCCACGGACATGGTGGGATCACCGGTGACCCCCTGGGGGGTGGTGGTCTATGGCCTGCTCATTGGCGTGCTGACCATCATCATTCGTCTTTTCGGAGGACTCAGTGAGGGGGTCATGTATGCCATTCTACTCGGCAATGCCGCTACTCCCCTCATCGAGCAATTCACCCAGCCCCGGGTATTTGGGGAGAAACGCTCATGA
- the tpx gene encoding thiol peroxidase translates to MTTVTLNGNPMPTNGELPQPGELAPEFELTGSDLQIHRLSDYANRKIVLNIVPSLDTPTCAASARRFNEAFAQRKDAVVLVISADLPFAQERFCSTEGLKNVISLSMMQDRQFAKDYGVLLTDGPLAGLAARAVVIIDEAGTVMYTQLVEEIADEPDYDAVLEALQH, encoded by the coding sequence ATGACTACAGTGACTTTGAACGGCAACCCCATGCCCACCAATGGCGAACTGCCCCAACCCGGCGAGCTGGCACCGGAATTCGAGCTGACCGGCAGCGATCTGCAAATCCACAGACTGAGTGACTATGCCAACCGCAAGATTGTTCTGAATATCGTCCCAAGCCTGGACACACCCACCTGTGCCGCTTCCGCCCGCCGGTTCAATGAAGCCTTTGCCCAAAGGAAGGATGCTGTAGTACTGGTGATCTCTGCCGACCTGCCCTTTGCCCAGGAGCGCTTCTGCAGCACCGAGGGACTGAAAAACGTGATCTCCCTGTCCATGATGCAGGATCGGCAGTTCGCCAAGGACTATGGCGTACTGCTGACAGATGGCCCTCTGGCGGGCCTGGCTGCCCGAGCCGTTGTCATCATCGACGAAGCCGGTACGGTCATGTACACACAGTTGGTGGAAGAGATAGCCGACGAGCCGGACTACGATGCCGTTCTGGAAGCACTGCAGCACTGA
- the rsxC gene encoding electron transport complex subunit RsxC produces the protein MSLFRRHSFSHGVHPPAHKDGTAQMPIRRLPFPPQLILPLGQHIGAPAKALVSKGQEVVRGQPIASAAGAVSVPLHAPATGQVLRIESVPTSRGTREPAIILNVYEASTQEVLWQQPRHLDGMSRDALLQAIQDTGLVGLGGAAFPSHIKLRIPDDKRVDTLVINGCECEPYLTCDHRIMLECPDDLIRGIQLAMQASGTRQAIIGIEDNKMDAVNLLAEHLKDIPHISVQAVETKYPQGSEKMLIKSLLDREVPAGGIPADIGVVVNNVGTMAALGQLLPRGEGLIERVITVTGPGIERQGNYRVPLGTPIGFILEQAGYEGGANEFILGGPMMGPAVSSLDTPITKGTSGLLVLNEPQVRKESRPRWACIKCGHCVSACPMHLNPAWLGQLAAAGEYARMSESANLEHCFECGCCSYVCPSNIPLVQYFRIAKAINREQAA, from the coding sequence ATGAGTCTGTTCCGGCGGCACAGTTTCTCCCATGGCGTGCATCCACCGGCGCACAAGGACGGCACCGCGCAAATGCCCATCCGGCGCCTGCCCTTCCCGCCGCAGCTGATCCTGCCTCTGGGACAACACATCGGCGCACCGGCAAAGGCCCTGGTGAGCAAAGGTCAGGAAGTGGTGCGCGGACAACCCATCGCTTCCGCGGCGGGTGCAGTATCGGTTCCTCTGCATGCCCCGGCCACGGGACAGGTGCTGCGCATCGAATCCGTGCCGACCAGCAGAGGCACCCGGGAACCGGCCATCATCCTGAATGTCTATGAAGCCTCCACCCAGGAGGTCCTGTGGCAGCAACCCCGCCACCTGGACGGCATGAGCCGGGATGCGTTGCTGCAAGCCATCCAGGACACCGGGCTTGTAGGTCTGGGAGGCGCCGCCTTTCCCTCGCATATCAAGCTCAGAATCCCTGATGACAAGCGCGTGGACACCCTGGTTATCAACGGCTGCGAATGCGAACCCTATCTGACCTGCGATCATCGCATCATGCTCGAATGCCCCGATGACCTGATTCGTGGCATTCAGCTGGCCATGCAGGCCTCGGGCACCCGCCAGGCCATCATCGGCATCGAGGACAACAAGATGGATGCCGTGAACCTCCTGGCGGAACACCTGAAGGACATTCCCCACATCAGCGTACAAGCCGTGGAAACCAAGTATCCCCAGGGCTCGGAGAAGATGCTCATCAAATCCCTGCTGGACAGGGAAGTACCCGCTGGCGGCATCCCCGCCGACATTGGCGTGGTGGTGAACAATGTTGGCACCATGGCTGCCCTGGGCCAGTTGCTGCCCCGGGGGGAAGGCCTTATCGAGCGGGTGATCACGGTCACCGGCCCCGGCATCGAGCGCCAGGGCAACTACCGGGTGCCTCTGGGCACGCCTATCGGTTTCATCCTTGAACAGGCCGGCTATGAAGGCGGGGCCAACGAGTTTATCCTCGGCGGCCCGATGATGGGACCGGCGGTATCTTCCCTGGACACCCCCATCACCAAGGGCACTTCCGGGCTGCTGGTATTGAATGAGCCACAGGTTCGAAAGGAAAGTCGGCCTCGCTGGGCTTGTATCAAATGCGGCCACTGCGTGTCCGCCTGCCCCATGCATCTCAATCCCGCCTGGCTGGGCCAGTTGGCCGCTGCCGGAGAATATGCCCGGATGTCAGAATCCGCCAATCTCGAACACTGCTTCGAATGTGGCTGCTGCTCCTATGTATGCCCTTCCAATATTCCCCTGGTGCAGTATTTCCGCATCGCCAAGGCCATCAACCGGGAGCAGGCCGCATGA
- the rsxE gene encoding electron transport complex subunit RsxE codes for MSRSMDNRITWDTFSEGLWRDNPVFVMLLGMCPVLAVTNSATNALAMGLATTFVLLASGGLISLIANFIPRQVRIATYIIIIATFVTMVDYVIQAISLDLYNALGAFIQLIVVNCIILGRAEAYASKHRPLKSLTNALGMGLGFTFALLCLGVVRELLGAGSLFGFDLFGPRFQPWVVMVLPAGGFLVLGTWLLLFDWLKARKTQPEGESIHAR; via the coding sequence ATGAGCCGCAGTATGGACAACAGGATTACCTGGGATACTTTCAGTGAAGGCCTGTGGCGGGACAATCCGGTATTCGTCATGTTGCTCGGCATGTGCCCGGTGCTGGCCGTGACCAACTCCGCCACCAACGCCCTGGCCATGGGCCTGGCCACCACTTTCGTCCTCCTGGCTTCCGGGGGGCTGATCTCTCTTATTGCCAACTTTATTCCCAGGCAGGTGCGCATTGCCACCTATATCATCATCATTGCCACTTTCGTGACCATGGTGGACTATGTCATCCAGGCCATATCCCTGGATCTGTACAACGCCCTGGGGGCCTTCATCCAGCTCATCGTGGTGAACTGCATCATCCTCGGCCGGGCGGAGGCCTATGCCTCGAAACATCGTCCTCTGAAGTCCCTGACCAACGCCCTGGGTATGGGCCTGGGATTTACCTTCGCCCTGCTCTGCCTGGGGGTGGTCAGAGAACTCCTGGGGGCTGGCAGCCTGTTCGGTTTCGACCTGTTCGGACCACGCTTTCAACCCTGGGTGGTGATGGTACTGCCTGCCGGGGGGTTCCTGGTACTGGGAACCTGGCTGCTGCTGTTCGACTGGCTGAAGGCGCGCAAGACCCAACCTGAAGGAGAAAGCATCCATGCACGCTGA
- a CDS encoding ABC-type transport auxiliary lipoprotein family protein encodes MIHRLHRVWLLLAVLVLSACAGTPQPPVTEYALSPGITLTKPPQPLLPLTLRLAPLSASQMYLSTNIYYVDDAYRRNPYAYSRWVDAPVRMLQLVLQDGLEQSGLFKAVLPSTSMLVADLRLETTIYDFSHHLEPDGKSEAVVRLGFHLLDAHKAQLLASRQFEVRIPAVSRNAEGAVMAMNQAVAALLPQLADWLRDVLGHR; translated from the coding sequence ATGATCCATCGTCTTCATAGAGTATGGCTGCTGCTGGCGGTTCTTGTGTTGAGTGCCTGTGCGGGGACGCCACAACCTCCGGTGACCGAATATGCCTTGTCGCCTGGCATAACGCTCACCAAACCGCCGCAACCGCTGTTGCCCCTCACCCTGCGGCTTGCGCCCCTGTCGGCATCCCAGATGTACCTGAGCACGAATATCTATTACGTGGATGATGCCTACAGGCGCAATCCTTATGCTTACAGCCGTTGGGTGGACGCCCCCGTGCGGATGCTGCAACTGGTGCTGCAGGATGGCCTGGAACAGAGTGGATTGTTCAAGGCGGTACTGCCGTCAACATCCATGCTGGTGGCGGATCTGCGCCTGGAGACCACGATTTATGATTTTTCCCATCATCTGGAGCCTGACGGGAAATCGGAGGCGGTGGTGCGCCTGGGGTTTCATCTGCTGGATGCGCACAAGGCGCAGCTGTTGGCTTCGCGGCAGTTCGAAGTCAGGATTCCGGCTGTGAGCCGGAATGCGGAAGGGGCGGTAATGGCCATGAATCAGGCGGTCGCGGCTTTACTGCCGCAGCTTGCCGATTGGCTGAGGGATGTCTTGGGCCATCGCTGA
- a CDS encoding ABC transporter ATP-binding protein has translation MSKVISVTDVVTRFGENLVHDHVSLSVGEGEIYGLLGGSGSGKSTLLREMIMLQRPESGHLEVLGYELDRLSRDQAAWLRRQWGVLFQAGALYSSLTVAENIGITLKEYTRLPPSIIDEIVHLKIAMVGLPDHAARLYPAQLSGGMVKRASLARALAMDPRLLFLDEPTSGLDPIGAEAFDKLILELREMLKLTVVMVTHDLDSIWTTVDRLAVLGEKRVIAEGTLQQVMQQSHPVIRQFFYGERGRLRSHHGK, from the coding sequence ATGAGCAAGGTTATCTCGGTAACAGATGTCGTAACCCGCTTTGGCGAAAACCTGGTGCACGATCATGTGAGCCTGTCCGTGGGTGAAGGGGAGATCTACGGGTTGCTGGGAGGCAGTGGATCGGGAAAATCCACTCTGCTGCGGGAAATGATCATGCTGCAGCGGCCTGAGTCCGGACATCTGGAAGTACTGGGATATGAACTGGATCGCCTGTCCCGTGATCAGGCGGCCTGGCTGCGCCGCCAGTGGGGAGTGCTGTTTCAGGCCGGAGCCCTGTATTCCTCCCTGACGGTTGCGGAGAATATCGGTATTACCCTGAAGGAATACACCCGGCTGCCACCCTCTATCATCGATGAGATCGTACATCTGAAAATCGCCATGGTGGGCTTGCCGGATCATGCCGCCCGCCTGTACCCGGCGCAGCTGAGTGGCGGTATGGTCAAACGTGCTTCTCTGGCCCGGGCCCTGGCCATGGATCCCCGCTTGTTGTTCCTGGATGAGCCCACATCCGGATTGGATCCCATAGGTGCGGAGGCATTTGATAAACTGATTCTGGAACTTAGAGAAATGTTGAAACTCACGGTGGTCATGGTGACCCATGACCTGGATTCCATTTGGACCACCGTGGACCGGTTGGCCGTCCTGGGGGAGAAAAGAGTGATTGCAGAGGGCACTCTACAACAAGTGATGCAGCAATCACATCCTGTTATTCGCCAGTTCTTCTACGGCGAGAGAGGGCGCTTGCGCAGCCATCATGGAAAGTAG